A region from the Vibrio rumoiensis genome encodes:
- a CDS encoding HlyD family type I secretion periplasmic adaptor subunit — MGIKTSKQDSQPAVIWPDFEFSTAVEAPSERRLVKSVTLVLCLSILVLFIWSIFTNVHEIAKTQGQVVPLGHKQVIQSQRGGTIGSVLVEEGDTVLKGQPLVNFISIDSQSSKDELDVKRANLMLRIERYNAFLSQRDPDFSEFEKLYPDLVQTHQEAFYEMKQKAKTLLSVSEAEINKTQQEIAGIDNEFPSAQEQLRLSNHMLNLMQSSDKRQAISELEFNTEKQKHESYVRELKSLTGKKNVLQKTLIHLQEQLKEKQAAYESEVSELRTEAQTDLIGTEARLRSSRFELQDNVVRSPVEGIIQSIPTTNEGSVIQPGGTVAIIVPMTKTAMMETKLSPRDIGFVKIGQKVKVKIDAFDYSRYGALEGVVEKISPTTDADERGGVYYKVRVSIAQPYFLNDPEQFKLIPGMTGEADIVTGNKTVFEYLWKPVFTNITTAFGER, encoded by the coding sequence ATGGGTATTAAGACTTCAAAGCAAGATTCGCAACCCGCGGTCATTTGGCCTGATTTTGAATTTTCTACAGCAGTGGAAGCTCCATCTGAACGCCGATTAGTAAAATCAGTTACCTTGGTACTGTGCTTATCCATTTTAGTGTTATTTATTTGGTCTATTTTTACCAATGTGCATGAAATCGCCAAAACACAAGGTCAAGTGGTGCCATTAGGGCATAAACAAGTCATTCAAAGTCAACGTGGTGGCACCATTGGGTCGGTATTAGTTGAAGAAGGGGACACGGTACTTAAAGGCCAGCCTTTGGTGAACTTTATTTCAATTGATAGTCAATCTTCAAAAGATGAATTGGATGTAAAGCGCGCGAATTTAATGCTGCGTATCGAAAGATATAACGCCTTTTTATCACAGAGAGACCCAGATTTTTCTGAGTTTGAAAAATTGTATCCAGACCTAGTACAGACCCACCAAGAAGCTTTTTATGAAATGAAACAAAAGGCGAAAACACTTTTATCTGTATCGGAAGCTGAAATCAATAAAACTCAACAAGAAATTGCGGGAATTGATAATGAGTTCCCTTCCGCTCAAGAACAGTTACGCCTATCTAATCATATGCTTAACTTGATGCAATCTAGTGATAAACGTCAAGCTATTTCTGAGTTGGAATTTAATACTGAAAAGCAAAAACACGAGTCTTATGTGCGTGAGTTAAAGTCGCTAACAGGTAAAAAGAACGTATTACAAAAAACGTTAATCCACCTTCAAGAGCAGTTAAAAGAAAAGCAAGCTGCTTATGAATCTGAAGTGAGTGAATTACGAACGGAAGCGCAAACCGATTTAATTGGTACTGAGGCTCGTTTACGTTCGAGTCGCTTTGAACTACAAGATAATGTCGTGCGATCACCCGTGGAAGGCATTATTCAATCGATTCCAACAACCAATGAAGGTAGCGTGATTCAACCTGGCGGTACGGTTGCTATTATTGTACCAATGACTAAAACCGCGATGATGGAAACGAAACTTTCACCAAGGGATATTGGCTTTGTAAAAATAGGCCAAAAAGTAAAAGTAAAAATTGATGCTTTTGACTACAGTCGCTACGGAGCGTTGGAAGGCGTGGTAGAAAAAATCTCGCCAACGACTGATGCTGATGAGCGTGGAGGTGTCTATTACAAAGTTAGAGTATCTATTGCTCAACCATATTTTTTAAATGATCCTGAGCAGTTTAAGTTAATCCCAGGCATGACAGGTGAAGCCGATATTGTGACCGGTAATAAAACCGTATTTGAATATCTTTGGAAACCGGTATTCACTAATATTACAACCGCATTTGGCGAGCGTTAG
- a CDS encoding site-specific integrase: protein MVSGVDLRFQKREQRKAQAIELVEEHFKQYFPDPSSAPTQAEFSKKSMQMLDKIEQALNSADLVYLAIRHFNKLVIEHQKHHHWDVSPIVHHVTHREPTQLMNKKWKARAWHVNQLFHQMHNLLEKGQGVTTEKEVHRMLILSLIFHSGQHQSIVVKAFNELIYNLNIKIHTLFGRVFITLHLDEPRLNTNARIQVGNNVESVLEYHCFLHPITVGLLRKWLGFRSIDWPGYPIEQRDIFHHLLEPFDITHSSTSSLKRFCQAASMCTRLHVSSQVSQALVCVQAGLTDTYGLPFQNLHRLMHPDTNAIPSIQFDDFIYPKICFQSNERTRKPIDIQFMRKLKTALSMTKQSNAKVSKSGVKDALTDMLKNHELSEPQTLLVQWLVHKCRTCEPSTLRQYALSMSRVWLSAVVQLELLEASSDDILEAYESLLEKNYELKRRSFIAGRLVDLHNFVVKHNPGIAPIPYQALFSGHSVRSHTRSGFVDEALFCALLTSIDGITDLNSSEKLAMQVVCLLMYRGGLRLNEIKKLQLNEIETMGDTLSDAGWITVKNNKWGKNKTLSSLRKIPLTQTLRHSEKPLVNKYLLHRRQLPHVQDRLFIVIGASRTVFDSSAVSNCISTILRRLTGLSFFVTYHLRHSCLSRLQLLIELNEQQLDPLPNICAYTPTERQNLKKAIFGLNQQFPYYELAAFAGHESPEVTFQHYLHFSDFIMSDKWKKETLPLTLKMAMACQLTSRRQFKQIQTAQGAVYPFDLADYNIKKIKIREIQTHIKANQQVKIPLLSKDTISVEMCFWLVQLYSQGEDIQALVLKYGISSTIIKKWITNATYLANMKTKTVFARSRHIAEYREPQILPGKLKNVEEQKLAEKFFRRLKVLPPKKRQIILKHLNHIVINTSVSKSGILFSKPHLLSQFIQDMSFVFPKRSWRANTLHIEFSSKEKEWQQALKEIKTVTEKAGTKNGRQGIGSARVEFISPNEKQYIANREDISKMSSHLLHYIAYMVIVMMRSSK from the coding sequence ATGGTAAGTGGAGTTGATCTACGCTTTCAAAAAAGAGAACAAAGGAAAGCTCAAGCTATTGAGTTGGTTGAAGAGCATTTCAAACAATATTTTCCTGATCCATCAAGCGCCCCAACTCAAGCGGAGTTTTCAAAAAAATCGATGCAGATGCTTGATAAGATTGAACAGGCATTGAATTCAGCCGATCTGGTTTATCTTGCTATTCGCCACTTCAACAAATTAGTGATTGAGCACCAAAAACACCATCATTGGGACGTTTCTCCTATTGTTCATCATGTGACTCATCGAGAGCCAACGCAGTTAATGAATAAGAAATGGAAAGCCAGAGCCTGGCATGTCAATCAACTCTTTCATCAGATGCATAACTTGCTAGAAAAAGGCCAAGGTGTCACCACAGAAAAAGAAGTACACCGAATGTTGATCCTTTCATTGATATTCCATAGTGGACAACATCAATCTATTGTCGTTAAGGCATTTAATGAATTGATCTACAACCTTAATATCAAAATCCACACTTTGTTTGGTCGGGTATTTATCACCTTACACCTTGATGAACCGCGCTTAAATACAAATGCTAGGATCCAAGTCGGTAATAATGTTGAAAGCGTTTTAGAATACCACTGCTTTTTACACCCCATCACCGTCGGATTATTAAGAAAATGGTTAGGTTTTAGATCCATTGATTGGCCAGGCTACCCTATTGAACAAAGAGACATTTTTCATCACCTTCTCGAACCTTTTGATATCACGCATAGTTCAACCTCTTCGCTCAAACGCTTTTGTCAGGCCGCATCCATGTGCACTCGATTACATGTGTCATCTCAGGTAAGCCAAGCTTTGGTTTGTGTACAAGCAGGCCTTACTGATACTTATGGCCTACCCTTTCAAAATTTGCACCGGCTGATGCACCCTGATACGAATGCGATCCCATCAATTCAATTTGATGATTTTATTTATCCCAAAATTTGCTTTCAATCAAATGAGAGAACACGCAAGCCTATAGATATTCAATTCATGCGAAAATTAAAAACCGCTTTAAGCATGACTAAACAATCTAATGCCAAAGTGTCCAAATCCGGCGTAAAAGATGCGCTCACGGATATGCTTAAAAACCATGAATTATCGGAACCTCAAACCTTGCTCGTACAATGGTTAGTCCATAAGTGTCGAACCTGTGAGCCATCCACTTTACGCCAATACGCGCTCTCAATGAGCCGAGTATGGTTATCTGCCGTGGTTCAGTTGGAATTATTAGAGGCCTCCAGTGACGATATTTTAGAAGCTTATGAAAGTCTGTTAGAAAAAAACTACGAGCTGAAACGGCGTAGTTTTATCGCTGGACGATTGGTGGACTTACATAATTTTGTGGTCAAGCACAACCCGGGGATCGCCCCCATTCCCTATCAAGCCTTGTTCTCCGGTCACTCCGTGCGAAGTCATACTCGCTCAGGATTTGTAGATGAGGCACTGTTTTGTGCATTACTCACCAGCATTGATGGTATAACCGATCTCAATAGTTCAGAGAAACTCGCTATGCAAGTGGTGTGTTTATTGATGTATCGAGGGGGATTACGGCTGAATGAAATCAAAAAACTGCAGCTCAATGAGATAGAAACCATGGGAGATACGTTATCAGATGCAGGTTGGATCACAGTCAAAAATAACAAATGGGGGAAAAACAAGACCCTATCCAGTTTAAGAAAGATCCCATTGACTCAAACATTACGTCATTCAGAAAAGCCTTTAGTCAATAAGTATCTACTTCATCGTCGACAATTACCTCATGTACAAGACAGGCTTTTCATTGTGATAGGGGCAAGCCGCACGGTGTTTGATTCTTCGGCGGTATCCAATTGCATTAGCACCATTTTGCGACGTCTGACGGGGCTTTCATTTTTTGTGACTTATCACTTACGTCATAGTTGTTTGAGTCGATTGCAGTTATTAATAGAGCTGAACGAACAACAACTGGATCCATTACCAAATATTTGCGCTTATACTCCGACAGAAAGGCAAAATTTAAAAAAGGCGATTTTTGGACTCAATCAACAATTTCCTTATTATGAACTAGCCGCATTTGCCGGCCATGAATCCCCCGAGGTCACCTTTCAGCATTACCTTCATTTTTCAGATTTTATTATGAGCGATAAGTGGAAAAAGGAGACACTGCCACTCACATTAAAAATGGCCATGGCATGCCAATTGACCTCAAGACGACAATTTAAACAAATTCAAACTGCCCAAGGTGCGGTATATCCATTCGATTTGGCAGACTACAACATAAAAAAAATCAAAATACGGGAAATACAAACACATATCAAGGCTAATCAACAAGTTAAAATTCCGTTACTAAGTAAAGATACCATTAGCGTAGAAATGTGTTTTTGGTTAGTCCAGTTGTACTCTCAAGGTGAAGATATTCAAGCTCTAGTCCTCAAGTATGGCATATCGTCAACCATCATAAAAAAATGGATCACTAACGCAACTTATCTTGCAAATATGAAAACCAAAACAGTTTTTGCGCGTTCTAGGCATATTGCTGAATATCGAGAGCCTCAAATATTACCGGGGAAATTAAAAAATGTGGAAGAGCAAAAGCTAGCGGAAAAGTTTTTCAGGCGCTTAAAAGTATTACCTCCTAAAAAACGACAAATCATACTCAAGCATTTGAACCATATAGTGATAAATACTTCAGTTTCAAAGTCGGGGATACTCTTTTCCAAGCCTCATTTATTAAGCCAATTTATTCAAGATATGTCGTTTGTATTCCCTAAACGATCATGGCGTGCGAACACGCTACATATTGAATTCAGCTCCAAAGAAAAAGAGTGGCAACAAGCCTTAAAAGAGATAAAAACGGTGACTGAAAAGGCAGGAACAAAAAATGGACGACAAGGAATAGGTTCAGCCAGGGTGGAATTTATTAGTCCAAATGAAAAGCAATATATTGCTAACCGCGAAGATATATCGAAAATGTCGTCTCACTTATTACACTATATTGCCTACATGGTGATAGTGATGATGAGAAGTAGTAAGTGA
- a CDS encoding ABC transporter transmembrane domain-containing protein: MQIYKSFIKVPHFLELLLSSTFINLLSLALPFALLQIYDRILPNQSYGTAVILLIGVAVAIFAEMILRFLRSWLSASSAANFEQETVEHSVFSLFKADYQHIAKMGIGRIYNGFSSIAQMRDAYSGQLMIGLVDLPFVIVFIALISYIGGSLVFIPILVWIVVGIIVLLIGNQLTKATQELSLTESQRLRVFIQVFSGLSTEKALAQEAEISSQYRQSNYHYASMQQRVDWLAAKLQLFIGLASQGTTLALIMIGSLVVLNGDLTTGGLTACSILAGRAVAPLSSLINLYNRVATADVAKQEVIEILELPEVPFRGIVELEEDEKFPSGPIQLRNFKVTEVGAKLDIEELTIPANGLVALHSDPLSFSNLFIASIGCFKQREQGELIIGGHDLYDYRYDQYHSAVIFVPTWPTLFAGSVLENLTMFRPELEGDALILAEQLGLSTAIGELAAGYQTQIGESGIETFNKGTIRMIAMVRALVQRPSILLLQQPLLSLDLDSQQRLIQVLSLYSQTMTIIVATQFQNLIDVCHLHISIDWDGHCVMEEGVRQKGQVTNKIGGSHVAIDSNFIAQEQAE; the protein is encoded by the coding sequence GTGCAAATTTATAAATCATTTATTAAAGTTCCGCATTTTTTAGAGTTGCTGCTAAGTTCGACCTTTATCAATTTGCTGTCTCTGGCACTTCCATTTGCGTTACTCCAAATCTATGACCGTATCTTACCTAATCAAAGCTATGGTACTGCCGTTATCTTATTGATTGGTGTGGCGGTCGCTATTTTCGCTGAAATGATATTACGCTTTTTACGAAGCTGGTTGTCGGCCTCGTCTGCCGCAAATTTTGAACAAGAGACCGTTGAGCATAGTGTGTTTTCACTGTTTAAAGCGGATTATCAGCATATTGCGAAAATGGGTATTGGTCGTATTTATAATGGCTTTAGCTCCATTGCTCAAATGCGTGATGCTTATTCTGGGCAATTAATGATTGGATTAGTTGATTTACCTTTCGTCATTGTTTTTATTGCATTGATTTCTTATATCGGTGGATCGTTAGTCTTTATTCCCATTTTAGTTTGGATTGTTGTGGGGATTATCGTGTTACTTATTGGTAACCAATTAACCAAAGCAACACAAGAGTTGTCACTTACTGAAAGCCAGCGTTTACGTGTTTTTATTCAAGTGTTTTCAGGGCTATCAACAGAAAAAGCTTTAGCTCAAGAAGCTGAAATTTCCAGTCAATACCGTCAATCGAATTATCATTATGCATCGATGCAACAACGCGTAGATTGGTTGGCGGCCAAATTACAATTGTTCATCGGTTTAGCCTCACAGGGCACGACATTAGCTTTAATCATGATAGGTAGCCTAGTGGTTTTAAATGGTGATTTAACGACAGGTGGGCTAACGGCGTGTTCAATTTTAGCGGGCCGAGCAGTCGCTCCTTTGAGTTCGTTAATTAACTTATATAACCGAGTCGCGACGGCCGATGTCGCTAAGCAAGAAGTGATTGAAATCTTAGAGTTACCAGAAGTGCCATTTCGTGGGATCGTTGAATTGGAAGAAGACGAGAAATTTCCAAGCGGCCCAATTCAATTACGTAATTTTAAAGTAACGGAAGTAGGAGCCAAGCTGGATATTGAGGAGCTGACTATTCCTGCTAATGGTTTGGTTGCTTTGCACTCAGATCCTTTGAGCTTTTCTAATTTATTTATTGCTTCTATTGGTTGCTTTAAACAAAGAGAGCAAGGTGAGTTAATCATAGGTGGACATGACTTATATGATTATCGCTACGACCAATATCATTCGGCAGTGATTTTTGTGCCTACATGGCCGACGCTATTTGCAGGGTCAGTATTAGAAAACCTTACAATGTTTCGTCCTGAATTAGAAGGTGATGCGCTTATTTTGGCTGAGCAATTAGGACTATCGACAGCAATTGGTGAGCTGGCTGCGGGTTACCAAACGCAAATTGGTGAAAGTGGCATCGAAACATTTAATAAAGGCACTATCCGTATGATCGCTATGGTAAGAGCGCTAGTACAACGACCATCAATTTTATTATTACAGCAGCCATTATTGTCACTGGATCTTGATAGTCAGCAACGTTTGATACAAGTACTTTCTCTCTATAGTCAAACGATGACAATCATTGTGGCGACTCAATTCCAAAATTTGATTGATGTATGCCATTTGCATATTTCTATCGATTGGGATGGCCATTGTGTGATGGAAGAAGGTGTACGACAAAAAGGGCAGGTGACAAATAAAATTGGTGGGAGCCACGTTGCTATCGATTCAAACTTTATTGCACAGGAACAAGCAGAATGA
- a CDS encoding peptidase domain-containing ABC transporter has protein sequence MTHMQQTAATPLLDETNIDYKHLLQHWLKELGLNAQQKNVQHNPELKLVDAVELVEQLKKFDISYVTDVVNKVNIQLTPYPFLIIDQQDGSAQLYRRRNNRLQRFDAQMQKWYGSDFNDLNTHSIAVLVERLPSKQLNMKSFSREMTKRSKWYRPVFFLSLLISVTGLSIPLFTMAVYDRVIGSQHSDILIPIAIGAGLAVFIYLICQLYRAYILTSVGNRFSRDLSNMTFHRLMSLPLMILHRVGMVNHINRMKNSEKVRSILIGPTGTSLIDLPFTAVVLIVIGLLSGWLVLVPIVMLLLNYLLMKLINKYTNDALPTVSNHYQDTMIELSKNVLLLKSGGSVQGWLKTLQHMNQENSRQNFLFAKRNGLNAAIGQAMSMFTALVTIFVGVFLVLNQSISPGALIACVMLIWRITGPAQMVFSSSLKFSMVKSAIKQFDSFMMVATENNELRLAIPDEDQAPSLSVKQLTLRYSADSQPALSGVSFDVDAGEIVAIVGPNGCGKSSLLLSLLAAIEPQAGYITVNGKNIRQYDPQLFRRWVSFSPAETNLVAGSLADNLRSVKADASDEEIRQTLLMAGAEPLLNSVGGDIHAPLFNEQNIMMRSIDASTISLARVVLKDATYWLMDEPMSSCPVTTKLKFERLLDDMKGKKTIVFTTHDPVLIAKADKVVVMDKGSVVYAGPVQQPNNVSEELK, from the coding sequence ATGACGCATATGCAACAGACCGCAGCCACGCCATTACTGGATGAAACCAATATCGATTATAAGCATCTTTTACAACATTGGCTAAAAGAGCTCGGACTGAATGCTCAGCAAAAAAATGTACAGCATAATCCTGAACTCAAGTTAGTCGATGCCGTTGAGTTGGTTGAGCAATTAAAAAAGTTTGATATCAGTTATGTGACTGATGTGGTTAATAAAGTCAATATTCAATTAACACCATACCCATTTTTAATCATTGACCAACAAGATGGAAGCGCTCAACTCTATCGTCGACGCAATAACCGTCTACAACGGTTCGATGCGCAAATGCAAAAATGGTACGGCTCTGACTTTAATGATTTAAATACTCATTCTATCGCAGTATTGGTTGAGCGATTACCATCTAAGCAGCTGAACATGAAGTCTTTCTCTCGAGAAATGACCAAACGTTCAAAATGGTATCGTCCCGTGTTTTTTTTGAGCTTATTAATTTCGGTGACGGGTTTAAGTATTCCTCTATTTACCATGGCGGTTTATGACCGAGTAATTGGCTCGCAACATTCGGATATTTTAATTCCTATCGCCATTGGTGCTGGGTTAGCCGTCTTTATTTATTTAATTTGTCAGTTATATCGAGCTTATATTCTCACTTCTGTCGGTAATCGATTTTCGCGTGATTTATCCAATATGACATTTCATCGTTTAATGTCTCTGCCTCTGATGATTTTGCATCGAGTCGGAATGGTCAATCATATTAACCGAATGAAAAATAGCGAGAAAGTACGCAGCATTTTAATCGGACCAACAGGAACCAGTTTAATTGATTTACCGTTTACAGCCGTAGTGCTTATCGTGATTGGTTTGCTGAGTGGTTGGTTAGTTCTCGTTCCCATCGTAATGCTGTTACTCAATTATTTGTTAATGAAGCTAATCAATAAATACACTAATGATGCTTTGCCAACGGTCTCGAATCATTACCAAGATACGATGATTGAGCTATCTAAAAATGTGTTGCTATTAAAATCGGGTGGCAGCGTGCAAGGTTGGCTTAAAACCTTGCAACATATGAATCAAGAAAATAGTCGTCAGAACTTTTTGTTTGCAAAGCGGAATGGGTTGAACGCTGCGATTGGACAAGCAATGAGTATGTTTACCGCTCTGGTGACCATTTTTGTTGGTGTGTTTTTAGTCCTTAACCAAAGTATTTCACCGGGAGCTTTAATTGCTTGTGTAATGTTGATTTGGCGCATTACAGGCCCTGCACAGATGGTATTTTCATCTTCGTTAAAATTTTCGATGGTGAAAAGTGCGATTAAGCAATTTGATAGTTTTATGATGGTGGCGACAGAAAATAACGAACTACGTCTTGCGATTCCTGATGAGGATCAGGCTCCTTCCTTGAGTGTAAAGCAACTCACCTTGCGTTATAGCGCAGATAGCCAACCAGCATTATCTGGAGTCAGCTTTGATGTGGACGCCGGCGAAATTGTAGCGATTGTAGGCCCGAATGGTTGTGGTAAATCGAGTTTATTATTGTCATTACTTGCCGCCATAGAACCGCAAGCTGGCTATATCACCGTGAATGGTAAAAACATTCGTCAATATGACCCTCAATTATTTCGTCGTTGGGTGTCATTTTCTCCAGCGGAAACCAATTTAGTCGCTGGCAGTTTAGCTGATAATCTTCGTAGTGTGAAAGCCGATGCTAGTGATGAAGAAATTCGTCAGACATTATTGATGGCGGGAGCAGAACCATTATTGAATAGCGTTGGGGGAGATATCCATGCTCCGCTATTTAATGAACAAAATATTATGATGCGCTCGATTGATGCCAGCACGATTAGCTTAGCGCGAGTTGTGCTAAAAGATGCCACCTATTGGTTAATGGATGAACCCATGTCGAGTTGTCCAGTGACAACAAAATTAAAGTTCGAGCGGTTATTAGATGATATGAAAGGAAAAAAAACCATCGTCTTTACGACTCATGACCCTGTATTAATCGCTAAAGCCGATAAAGTTGTGGTTATGGATAAAGGTAGTGTTGTTTATGCTGGTCCGGTTCAACAACCGAATAATGTCAGCGAAGAGTTGAAGTGA